In Pseudoalteromonas carrageenovora IAM 12662, the following proteins share a genomic window:
- a CDS encoding putative quinol monooxygenase: protein MITQIVKFNIKEQNIEQFKALLEDDKQGAKAETGLLEMRLYQDKNESGVFFAYERFEDQNAVDYHGAQGYTHALLQVLPEISQSAPEVMLLENTAPAPLHESNPKAINPEDDVFILFFIFKIKPSFKEQLIERFETHVEKTRSQEPGNLVFDLYSIENNNDTLVVYEHWRNESALWDIHFNQPYALETAKLLEQAVIGDMKQYMSFVTEI from the coding sequence ATGATCACACAAATTGTTAAGTTTAATATTAAAGAACAAAATATTGAGCAGTTTAAAGCATTACTAGAAGACGATAAGCAAGGCGCTAAAGCCGAAACTGGTCTATTAGAAATGCGTTTATATCAAGATAAAAACGAATCAGGTGTATTTTTTGCCTATGAGCGTTTTGAAGATCAAAATGCAGTTGATTACCACGGCGCTCAAGGGTATACACATGCTTTATTACAAGTATTACCAGAAATTAGCCAATCAGCACCAGAGGTAATGCTTCTTGAAAACACAGCTCCCGCACCACTTCACGAAAGTAATCCAAAAGCTATAAACCCAGAAGACGATGTGTTTATTTTATTTTTTATATTTAAAATTAAGCCAAGTTTTAAAGAGCAGTTAATAGAGCGTTTTGAAACGCATGTAGAGAAAACTCGTAGCCAAGAGCCTGGTAATCTAGTGTTTGACTTATATAGCATTGAAAACAACAACGACACATTAGTTGTATATGAACATTGGCGGAATGAGTCGGCTCTTTGGGATATTCACTTTAATCAGCCGTACGCGCTAGAAACAGCAAAACT